A window from Mycolicibacterium tokaiense encodes these proteins:
- the dnaE gene encoding DNA polymerase III subunit alpha, which translates to MGTNDSFVHLHNHTEYSMLDGAAKVKPMLAEAQRLEMPAIGMTDHGNMFGASEFYNAATSAGIKPIIGIEAYIAPASRFDTKRVLWGDPSQKSDDVSGSGSYTHMTMVAENATGLRNLFKLSSLASFEGQLGKWSRMDAEIIAEHAEGIIATTGCPSGEVQTRLRLGHVDEAIAAAAKWQEIFGKENFFLELMDHGLDIERRVREGLLEVGKKLGIRPLATNDCHYVTRDASQNHEALLCIQTGKTLSDPNRFKFDGDGYYLKSAAEMRALWDAQVPGACDSTLLIAERVQPYTDVWAPKDRMPVFPVPEGHDQGSWLTHEVMTGLSQRRFPGQEVPQEYVDRANYEIKVICDKGFPAYFLIVADLINYARSVGIRVGPGRGSAAGSLVAYAMGITNIDPIPHGLLFERFLNPERPSAPDIDIDFDDRRRGEMLRYAANKWGSDRVAQVITFGTIKTKAALKDSARVHYGQPGFAIADRITKALPPPIMAKDIPVSGITDPNHERYKEAAEVRALIDTDPDVRTIFETARGLEGLVRNAGVHACAVIMSSEPLIDAIPLWRRPQDGAVITGWDYPSCEAIGLLKMDFLGLRNLTIIGDAIENIKANRGEDLDLESLELDDPKAYELLGRGDTLGVFQLDGSAMRDLLRRMQPTEFNDIVAVLALYRPGPMGMNAHNDYADRKNGRQPIKPIHPELEEPLKEILAETYGLIVYQEQIMFIAQKVASYSMGKADALRKAMGKKKLEVLEAEYKGFKEGMTNNGFSEAAVKALWDTILPFAGYAFNKSHAAGYGLVSYWTAYLKANYPGEYMAGLLTSVGDDKDKAAIYLADCRRLGITVLPPDVNESVQNFASVGDDIRFGLGAVRNVGANVVASLVNTRKEKGNFTDFSDYLNKIDIAACNKKVTESLIKAGAFDSLKHPRKGLFLVHTDAVDSVLGTKKAEAMGQFDLFGGGDDDGGTDAVFTIRVPDEEWEDKHKLALEREMLGLYVSGHPLNGIAHLLAAQVDTQIPAILEGAIPNDTQVRIGGILASVNRRVNKNGLPWASAQIEDLAGGVEVLFFPQTYSAFGADIADDAVVLVGAKVAIRDDRISLIANELVVPDFSSAQANRPIAVSLPTRQCTIDKVTALKQVLSRHPGTSQVHLRLISGERITTLELDQSLRVTPSSALMGDLKALLGPGCLGG; encoded by the coding sequence GCGCCTCGAGATGCCCGCCATCGGCATGACCGACCACGGAAACATGTTCGGCGCCAGCGAGTTCTACAACGCGGCCACCTCGGCGGGCATCAAGCCGATCATCGGTATCGAGGCCTACATCGCCCCGGCGTCGCGCTTCGACACCAAGCGCGTGCTCTGGGGGGATCCGAGCCAGAAGTCCGATGACGTCTCCGGCAGTGGTTCGTACACGCACATGACGATGGTCGCCGAGAACGCCACCGGTCTGCGCAACCTGTTCAAGCTGTCGTCGCTGGCCTCGTTCGAGGGCCAGCTGGGCAAGTGGTCGCGCATGGACGCCGAGATCATCGCCGAGCATGCCGAGGGCATCATCGCCACCACCGGCTGCCCGTCGGGGGAGGTGCAGACCCGGCTGCGCCTCGGTCATGTCGATGAGGCAATCGCCGCGGCGGCCAAGTGGCAGGAGATCTTCGGCAAGGAGAACTTCTTCCTGGAACTGATGGACCATGGCCTCGACATCGAGCGCCGGGTCCGCGAAGGGCTGCTGGAGGTCGGCAAGAAACTCGGCATCCGGCCGCTGGCCACCAACGACTGCCACTACGTCACCCGCGACGCCTCCCAGAACCACGAGGCGCTGCTGTGCATCCAGACCGGCAAGACCCTCTCGGATCCCAACCGGTTCAAGTTCGACGGCGACGGCTACTACCTGAAGTCGGCGGCCGAGATGCGGGCGCTGTGGGATGCCCAGGTGCCCGGCGCCTGTGATTCCACGCTGCTGATCGCCGAGCGGGTGCAGCCCTACACCGATGTGTGGGCGCCCAAGGACCGGATGCCGGTGTTCCCGGTGCCCGAAGGCCACGACCAGGGGTCCTGGCTCACCCACGAGGTGATGACCGGGTTGTCCCAGCGCCGCTTCCCGGGCCAGGAGGTACCCCAGGAGTACGTCGACCGGGCCAACTACGAGATCAAGGTCATCTGCGACAAGGGTTTCCCGGCCTACTTCCTGATCGTGGCGGACCTGATCAACTACGCCCGCTCGGTCGGCATCCGGGTGGGTCCGGGCCGAGGTTCGGCGGCGGGTTCGCTGGTGGCCTACGCCATGGGCATCACCAACATCGACCCCATCCCGCACGGTCTGCTGTTCGAGCGGTTCCTCAACCCGGAACGCCCGTCGGCTCCCGATATCGACATCGACTTCGACGACCGTCGCCGCGGTGAGATGCTGCGGTATGCCGCCAACAAGTGGGGCAGTGACAGGGTGGCCCAGGTCATCACCTTCGGCACCATCAAAACCAAAGCAGCGCTGAAGGATTCGGCGCGGGTGCATTACGGTCAGCCCGGCTTCGCGATCGCAGACCGCATCACCAAGGCGCTGCCGCCGCCCATCATGGCCAAGGACATCCCGGTGTCCGGCATCACCGATCCCAACCACGAGCGGTACAAGGAAGCCGCCGAGGTGCGCGCGCTGATCGACACCGATCCCGATGTGCGCACCATCTTCGAGACCGCCCGCGGGCTCGAGGGCCTGGTCCGCAACGCCGGTGTGCACGCCTGTGCGGTGATCATGAGCTCCGAGCCGCTGATCGACGCCATCCCGCTGTGGCGCCGGCCGCAGGACGGCGCTGTCATCACCGGCTGGGACTACCCGTCGTGTGAGGCCATCGGCCTGCTGAAGATGGACTTCCTGGGTCTGCGGAACCTGACGATCATCGGCGACGCGATCGAGAACATCAAAGCCAACCGCGGTGAAGACCTGGATCTGGAGTCGCTGGAACTCGACGACCCCAAGGCCTACGAACTGTTGGGCCGCGGCGACACGCTGGGGGTGTTCCAGCTCGACGGCAGCGCCATGCGGGATCTGCTGCGGCGCATGCAGCCCACCGAGTTCAATGACATCGTGGCGGTGCTGGCGCTGTACCGCCCCGGCCCCATGGGCATGAACGCCCACAACGACTACGCCGACCGCAAGAACGGCCGTCAGCCCATCAAGCCCATCCACCCCGAGCTGGAAGAACCGCTCAAGGAGATCCTGGCCGAGACCTACGGCCTGATCGTCTACCAAGAGCAGATCATGTTCATCGCCCAGAAGGTCGCCTCGTACTCGATGGGCAAGGCCGATGCGCTGCGCAAGGCCATGGGCAAGAAGAAGCTGGAGGTCCTCGAAGCCGAGTACAAGGGCTTCAAGGAGGGCATGACGAACAACGGGTTCTCCGAGGCCGCGGTGAAAGCGTTGTGGGACACCATCCTTCCGTTCGCCGGTTACGCGTTCAACAAGTCCCACGCCGCCGGCTACGGCCTGGTGTCCTACTGGACCGCCTACCTCAAGGCCAACTATCCGGGCGAGTACATGGCGGGCCTGCTCACCTCCGTCGGCGACGACAAGGACAAGGCCGCCATCTACCTCGCCGACTGCCGGCGCCTGGGCATCACGGTGCTGCCGCCGGATGTCAACGAGTCGGTGCAGAACTTCGCCTCCGTCGGTGACGACATCCGGTTCGGCCTCGGCGCCGTGCGCAACGTCGGAGCCAATGTGGTTGCCTCCCTGGTGAACACCCGCAAGGAGAAGGGCAACTTCACCGACTTCTCGGACTATTTGAACAAGATCGACATCGCCGCCTGCAACAAGAAGGTGACGGAATCACTGATCAAGGCCGGTGCGTTCGACTCCCTCAAGCACCCCCGGAAGGGGCTGTTCCTGGTGCACACCGACGCGGTTGATTCCGTGCTGGGCACCAAGAAGGCCGAGGCCATGGGGCAGTTCGATCTGTTCGGTGGGGGAGACGACGACGGCGGCACGGACGCGGTGTTCACTATCCGGGTGCCCGACGAGGAGTGGGAGGACAAGCACAAGCTCGCCCTCGAGCGCGAGATGCTGGGTCTCTACGTCTCGGGCCACCCCCTCAACGGCATCGCCCACCTGCTCGCCGCGCAGGTCGACACCCAGATCCCGGCGATTCTGGAGGGTGCCATCCCCAACGACACCCAGGTGCGCATCGGCGGCATCCTGGCGTCGGTGAACCGGCGGGTGAACAAGAACGGACTGCCGTGGGCGTCGGCGCAAATCGAGGATCTGGCCGGTGGGGTCGAGGTGCTGTTCTTCCCGCAGACCTATTCGGCGTTCGGGGCGGACATCGCCGACGACGCGGTGGTGCTCGTCGGCGCCAAGGTCGCCATCCGGGATGACCGGATCTCGTTGATCGCCAACGAGCTGGTGGTGCCGGACTTCTCGAGTGCCCAGGCGAACCGGCCGATCGCGGTCAGTCTGCCCACCCGCCAGTGCACCATCGACAAGGTCACGGCGCTCAAGCAGGTGCTGTCGCGACATCCGGGCACCTCGCAGGTGCATCTACGGTTGATCAGCGGCGAGCGGATCACCACGCTGGAATTGGATCAGTCGCTGCGGGTCACGCCGTCGTCGGCGCTGATGGGCGACCTCAAGGCGCTGCTCGGACCGGGCTGCCTGGGCGGCTGA
- the treZ gene encoding malto-oligosyltrehalose trehalohydrolase, whose translation MSEHEFAVWAPTPDLVRLDVNGTVHAMTRHDDGWWRTTLDVAPDVRYGFLLDDDPTVLPDPRSPRQPDGVHARSQLWDPAAATWTDEAWSGRSIEGAVIYELHIGTFTAEGTFDAAIDKLDHLMALGVDFVELMPVNAFSGTYGWGYDGVLWWAVHEPYGGPDGLVRFIDACHTRGLGVLIDAVFNHLGPSGNYLPRYGPYLSSASNPWGEGINIADADSDEVRNLIIGCALRWMRDFHADGLRLDAVHALVDTTAIHILEEMSTETDALSAQVGRALSLIAETDRNDPRFITPRADGGLGMTAQWDDDIHHALHTAVSGERQGYYHDFGSMKTLADTLQHGYFHAGTYSSFRHRRHGKPLDTSKIPGYRLLAYTCTHDQIGNRAIGDRPSAYLDGGQLAVSAALALLTPFTAMLFMGEEWAASTPFQFFSSHPEPELAEATRKGRKAEFASHGWDADDIPDPQDVATFERSKLEWAEVGSGEHAAMFELYRDLIALRKREPDLADFWLDHLAVEFDEDARWIVLRRGGLDIACNLGENAVAVPVTGEVLLAWGDPEIGADSTVLQAHSFAVLRR comes from the coding sequence TTGTCTGAGCACGAATTCGCGGTGTGGGCACCCACACCCGACCTGGTCCGCCTCGACGTCAACGGCACCGTGCACGCGATGACCCGCCATGATGACGGCTGGTGGCGCACCACGCTGGACGTGGCCCCGGACGTGCGGTACGGCTTCCTGCTCGACGACGACCCCACGGTGCTGCCGGATCCGCGCTCCCCTCGGCAACCCGACGGCGTGCACGCGCGGTCTCAGCTGTGGGATCCGGCGGCCGCGACGTGGACCGATGAGGCCTGGTCGGGTCGCTCTATCGAGGGAGCGGTGATCTACGAACTGCACATCGGCACGTTCACCGCCGAGGGTACGTTCGACGCCGCGATCGACAAGCTGGATCACCTGATGGCCCTGGGCGTCGACTTCGTGGAACTGATGCCGGTGAACGCCTTCAGCGGCACCTACGGCTGGGGTTATGACGGGGTGCTGTGGTGGGCGGTCCACGAGCCCTACGGCGGCCCCGACGGTCTGGTGCGGTTCATCGACGCCTGCCACACCCGAGGTCTGGGCGTACTGATCGATGCGGTGTTCAATCACCTCGGCCCGTCGGGCAACTACCTGCCGAGGTACGGTCCGTACCTGTCGTCGGCGAGCAACCCGTGGGGCGAGGGCATCAACATCGCCGACGCCGACTCCGATGAGGTGCGCAACCTCATCATCGGCTGCGCACTGCGCTGGATGCGGGATTTCCACGCCGACGGCCTACGCCTGGATGCCGTACACGCGCTGGTGGACACCACCGCCATCCACATCCTCGAGGAGATGTCGACCGAAACCGACGCGCTGTCAGCGCAAGTGGGCCGCGCACTGTCACTGATCGCCGAGACCGACCGCAACGACCCGCGGTTCATCACGCCGCGCGCCGACGGCGGGCTGGGCATGACGGCCCAGTGGGACGACGACATCCACCATGCCCTGCACACCGCGGTGTCCGGGGAACGGCAGGGTTACTACCACGACTTCGGCTCGATGAAGACGCTGGCCGACACGCTGCAGCACGGCTACTTCCACGCCGGGACGTACTCGTCGTTCAGGCATCGGCGTCACGGTAAACCGTTGGATACCAGCAAGATTCCGGGTTACCGCCTGTTGGCCTACACGTGCACCCACGACCAGATCGGCAACCGGGCCATCGGCGACCGTCCGTCGGCGTACCTGGACGGCGGACAGCTCGCGGTGAGTGCGGCGCTGGCCCTGTTGACGCCGTTCACCGCCATGTTGTTCATGGGCGAGGAGTGGGCGGCGTCCACGCCGTTCCAATTCTTCTCCTCCCATCCGGAGCCGGAGCTGGCCGAGGCCACCCGCAAGGGCCGCAAGGCCGAATTCGCCTCGCACGGCTGGGATGCCGACGACATCCCGGATCCGCAGGACGTGGCCACCTTCGAACGGTCCAAACTGGAGTGGGCGGAAGTCGGCTCGGGTGAGCACGCCGCCATGTTCGAGCTCTACCGGGATCTGATCGCGCTGCGCAAACGCGAACCCGACCTGGCCGATTTCTGGCTGGACCATCTGGCTGTCGAGTTCGACGAGGACGCGCGCTGGATCGTGCTGCGCCGCGGTGGGCTGGACATCGCCTGCAACCTCGGTGAGAACGCGGTGGCGGTGCCGGTCACCGGTGAAGTGCTGCTGGCCTGGGGCGACCCGGAGATCGGCGCGGACAGCACGGTGCTGCAAGCACATTCGTTCGCGGTGCTGCGGCGCTGA
- the treY gene encoding malto-oligosyltrehalose synthase yields the protein MTRPVLSTYRLQLRGDAFRFPDAEALVDYLDSLGVSHLYLSPILTAAAGSTHGYDVTDPTTVSAELGGAEGLSALAAAAQSRGLGVVVDIVPNHVGVDDPSQNPWWWDVLRLGRDSPYAKFFDIDWDLDQNHRIVLPVLGDDSDVDDLEVDGDVLRLGDRTWPLAPGTGDGTGTQVHDRQHYRLIGWRNNVCGYRRFFSITSLAGLRQEDREVFDASHAEVKRWFDDGLVDGLRIDHPDGLADPAGYLTWLRELVGPEAWIVIEKILAPDEALDLSLPVAGTTGYDALREIGGLFVDPAGRATLDALVDSTATGEGHLSSGRTAELVAESKVNVVEHTLTSELNRLCRTVEAATGVDHPLLPDAIAEVLTHIHVYRYDYPSLSAMGSTAFAESAAARPDLSEALEVLAVALQDVEPATRLQQLCGATTAKAVEDSLFYRDPTLVSVNEVGSELDRFGVSAAEFHNSAATRAQLWPTAMTTLTTHDTKRGEDVRARIGVLSQVPGLWTELVRTWETMAPSHDAQAGLFLWQNLFGVWPADGAITGELRRRVHDYAVKASREAAVHTTWNDPSEDVENALHTWLDTIFDGPVATELTALVARLDPHGRSDALGQKLFQLTGPGIPDVYQGTELWDDSLVDPDNRRPVDYDARRAALAESTHPKMRVTAAALRLRRDRPETFLSSQYRALLAAGSAHANLVAYLRGEDVVVAASRWTVHLEETGWGDTALTLPPGTWTDRISGAVHSGTVPADTLFAELPVTLLERTVV from the coding sequence ATGACACGACCTGTGCTGTCGACCTACCGACTGCAATTGCGCGGCGACGCTTTTCGCTTCCCGGACGCCGAGGCGCTGGTGGACTACCTGGACTCCCTCGGGGTCAGCCACCTGTACCTGTCCCCCATCCTGACCGCGGCCGCCGGTTCCACCCACGGCTACGACGTCACCGACCCCACCACGGTCTCCGCCGAACTCGGTGGCGCCGAAGGGCTTTCGGCACTCGCGGCCGCCGCCCAGTCGCGTGGCCTCGGCGTGGTGGTGGACATCGTGCCCAACCACGTCGGCGTCGACGACCCCTCCCAGAACCCGTGGTGGTGGGATGTGCTGCGGCTGGGCCGCGACTCCCCCTACGCGAAGTTCTTCGACATCGACTGGGACCTCGATCAGAACCACCGCATCGTCCTGCCGGTTCTGGGTGACGACTCCGACGTCGACGATCTGGAGGTCGACGGCGACGTGCTGCGACTCGGTGACCGCACCTGGCCGCTGGCCCCGGGCACCGGCGACGGTACCGGGACGCAGGTCCACGACCGCCAGCACTACCGGCTGATCGGTTGGCGCAACAACGTCTGCGGATACCGCCGGTTCTTCTCCATCACCTCACTGGCCGGGCTGCGCCAGGAGGACCGGGAGGTCTTCGACGCCTCCCACGCCGAGGTGAAACGTTGGTTCGACGACGGCCTGGTGGACGGGCTGCGCATCGACCATCCCGACGGCCTCGCCGACCCGGCCGGCTATCTGACCTGGCTGCGTGAGCTCGTGGGCCCCGAGGCCTGGATCGTCATCGAGAAGATCCTGGCCCCCGATGAGGCCTTGGACCTCAGCCTGCCGGTGGCCGGCACCACCGGGTACGACGCGCTGCGCGAGATCGGCGGGTTGTTCGTCGACCCCGCGGGCAGGGCGACGCTGGACGCCCTGGTGGACAGCACCGCCACCGGCGAGGGACACCTCAGTTCCGGGCGCACCGCCGAATTGGTGGCGGAGTCCAAGGTCAACGTGGTGGAACACACCCTGACCAGCGAACTGAACCGGTTGTGCCGGACGGTGGAAGCCGCCACCGGCGTGGATCACCCTCTGCTGCCCGACGCCATCGCCGAGGTGTTGACACACATCCACGTCTACCGCTACGACTACCCCAGCCTCTCGGCGATGGGATCGACCGCATTCGCCGAGAGTGCCGCTGCGCGACCGGATCTGAGTGAGGCGCTGGAGGTGCTGGCCGTCGCCCTGCAGGATGTCGAGCCCGCCACCCGGCTGCAGCAGCTGTGTGGTGCCACCACCGCCAAGGCCGTGGAGGACTCCCTGTTCTACCGGGATCCGACGCTGGTCTCGGTCAACGAGGTGGGCAGTGAGCTGGACCGGTTCGGGGTCAGCGCCGCGGAGTTCCACAACAGTGCCGCCACCAGGGCGCAGCTGTGGCCGACGGCGATGACGACGCTGACCACCCACGACACCAAACGCGGGGAGGACGTGCGCGCGCGGATCGGCGTGCTCTCCCAGGTGCCGGGGTTATGGACCGAGCTGGTGCGCACCTGGGAGACGATGGCACCGTCTCACGACGCGCAGGCCGGACTGTTCCTGTGGCAGAACCTCTTCGGGGTGTGGCCTGCCGACGGAGCCATCACCGGTGAACTTCGCCGGCGGGTGCACGACTACGCCGTGAAGGCCAGCCGCGAAGCGGCCGTGCACACCACCTGGAACGACCCTTCCGAGGATGTCGAGAACGCCCTGCACACCTGGCTGGACACGATCTTCGACGGCCCGGTCGCGACCGAACTCACCGCACTGGTGGCCCGGCTGGACCCGCACGGTCGCAGTGATGCGTTGGGCCAGAAGCTGTTTCAGCTCACCGGACCGGGAATCCCGGACGTCTACCAGGGCACCGAACTCTGGGATGACAGCCTCGTGGACCCTGACAACCGTCGGCCGGTGGACTACGACGCCCGCCGCGCCGCCCTGGCCGAGTCGACACACCCCAAGATGCGCGTCACCGCGGCGGCACTGCGGCTGCGTCGCGACCGGCCGGAGACCTTCCTGTCGTCGCAGTACCGCGCGCTGCTGGCCGCCGGTTCGGCACACGCGAACCTGGTGGCCTACCTGCGCGGCGAGGACGTGGTGGTGGCCGCCAGCCGGTGGACGGTGCACCTGGAGGAGACCGGGTGGGGCGACACCGCGCTGACCCTGCCCCCGGGCACCTGGACCGACCGCATCTCCGGAGCGGTGCACAGCGGCACCGTGCCCGCCGACACCCTGTTCGCCGAGCTTCCCGTCACCCTCTTGGAGAGAACCGTTGTCTGA
- a CDS encoding methionyl-tRNA formyltransferase — translation MRVVFFGFQTWGVRTLHALLDLNHDVPLVVTHPSSAQTYKAIWSDSVEELAGDRGIPVHLTDRIDGETVDLVKRAEPDVIVVNSWYTWMPAELYDLPPHGTLNFHDSLLPKFTGFSPVLWALISGESEFGLTVHRMDEGLDTGDILVQRALPIGPCDTGTDLVLRGMELIPGVLDEALTALAGGSPAWQPQDKAQRTYFHKRSDVDSRLDLSWPATDLERFVRALSAPYPRAYTHYRGRRIEILEARVSQARYGGTAGRVIVQEGGGAVVCGPQPFRGTNAGLVITRVRTADGTEHEGAEFFLPGGYLTEAP, via the coding sequence ATGCGCGTCGTCTTCTTCGGTTTCCAGACCTGGGGAGTCCGGACACTGCACGCTCTGCTCGATCTGAACCACGACGTTCCGCTGGTGGTCACCCATCCGTCCAGCGCGCAGACCTACAAGGCCATCTGGTCGGACTCAGTGGAGGAGCTCGCCGGCGACCGCGGTATCCCGGTGCACCTCACCGACCGCATCGACGGCGAGACCGTCGATCTGGTGAAGCGAGCCGAGCCGGACGTCATCGTGGTCAACAGCTGGTACACCTGGATGCCCGCCGAGCTCTACGACCTCCCCCCGCACGGCACCCTGAACTTCCACGACTCGCTGCTGCCCAAGTTCACCGGCTTCTCCCCGGTGCTGTGGGCACTGATCAGCGGTGAGAGCGAATTCGGGCTGACGGTGCACCGGATGGACGAGGGCCTGGACACCGGCGACATCCTGGTGCAGCGCGCGTTGCCCATCGGCCCGTGCGACACCGGCACCGATCTGGTGCTGCGGGGCATGGAGCTGATCCCGGGGGTTCTCGACGAGGCGTTGACGGCGCTGGCCGGCGGCAGCCCGGCCTGGCAACCGCAGGACAAGGCGCAGCGGACCTACTTCCACAAGCGCTCCGATGTGGACAGCCGGCTCGACCTGTCCTGGCCGGCAACCGATCTCGAACGGTTCGTCCGGGCCCTGTCGGCGCCGTACCCCCGCGCCTACACCCACTACCGGGGCCGACGCATCGAGATCCTGGAGGCCAGGGTGTCGCAGGCGCGCTACGGCGGCACCGCAGGCCGGGTGATCGTGCAAGAAGGCGGTGGCGCTGTGGTGTGCGGACCGCAGCCCTTTCGCGGCACCAACGCGGGTCTGGTCATCACCCGGGTGCGCACCGCCGACGGTACCGAACACGAGGGCGCGGAGTTCTTCCTGCCCGGCGGCTACCTCACCGAAGCGCCCTGA
- the ilvA gene encoding threonine ammonia-lyase IlvA, which produces MSAELSQDPRTVSPLSAADIDAAAQRIAGVVSASPLQFSDRLSQLTGALVYLKREDLQSVRSYKLRGAYNLLMQLTPEEIAAGVVCSSAGNHAQGFALACRSMGIHGRVYVPAKTPKQKRDRIRYHGGDFIELIVGGATYDLAAEAARDDVARTGATLVPPYDDPRTMAGQGTIAVEILDQLDGEPDLVIVPVGGGGCISGITTYLADRTSRTAVLGVEPAGAASMVAAMAAGEPVTLDHADQFVDGAAVNRAGANPFAALSAVGDMVSLTTVDEGAVCTAMLDLYQNEGIIAEPAGALSVAGLLEADVTPGSVVVCLISGGNNDVSRYGEVLERSLVHLGLKHYFLVDFPQEPGALRRFLDEVLGPHDDVTLFEYIKRNNRETGEALVGVELGSAAGLEGLLERMEASECHVEALEPGSPAYRYLT; this is translated from the coding sequence GTGTCTGCTGAACTGAGCCAGGATCCCCGTACGGTTTCGCCGCTGTCCGCGGCGGACATCGACGCGGCGGCTCAGCGTATTGCCGGCGTGGTGAGCGCCAGCCCACTGCAGTTCAGCGACCGGCTGTCGCAGCTCACGGGCGCGCTGGTGTACCTCAAACGCGAGGACCTGCAGTCGGTGCGGTCCTACAAGCTGCGCGGCGCCTACAACCTGCTGATGCAGCTGACGCCGGAAGAGATCGCGGCCGGGGTGGTGTGCTCCTCGGCCGGCAATCACGCGCAGGGTTTTGCGCTGGCGTGCCGGTCCATGGGCATCCACGGCCGGGTGTACGTGCCGGCCAAGACGCCCAAGCAGAAGCGTGACCGCATCCGCTACCACGGCGGCGACTTCATCGAGCTGATCGTCGGTGGAGCCACCTACGACCTGGCAGCCGAAGCCGCCCGCGACGACGTGGCCCGTACCGGAGCCACCCTGGTCCCGCCGTACGACGATCCGCGCACCATGGCCGGCCAGGGCACCATCGCCGTGGAGATCCTCGACCAGCTCGACGGCGAGCCCGATCTGGTGATCGTGCCCGTCGGTGGCGGGGGCTGCATCAGTGGCATCACCACCTACCTGGCCGACCGGACCAGCCGCACCGCGGTGCTGGGTGTCGAACCCGCGGGGGCGGCGTCCATGGTGGCGGCCATGGCGGCCGGTGAACCCGTCACCCTCGACCATGCCGACCAGTTCGTCGACGGAGCCGCCGTCAACCGGGCCGGGGCCAACCCTTTCGCCGCACTGTCGGCCGTCGGCGACATGGTGTCGCTGACCACGGTCGACGAGGGCGCAGTGTGCACCGCCATGCTAGACCTCTACCAGAACGAGGGCATCATCGCCGAACCGGCGGGAGCGCTGTCGGTGGCGGGGCTGTTGGAGGCGGACGTGACGCCGGGCTCGGTGGTGGTGTGCCTGATCTCCGGCGGCAACAACGACGTGTCCCGCTACGGCGAGGTGCTGGAACGGTCCCTGGTGCATCTGGGACTCAAGCACTACTTCCTGGTGGACTTCCCGCAGGAGCCGGGGGCGCTGCGCCGCTTCCTGGACGAGGTGCTTGGACCCCACGACGACGTGACACTCTTCGAGTACATCAAGCGCAACAACCGCGAGACCGGAGAGGCGCTGGTGGGCGTCGAGCTGGGTTCGGCGGCGGGTCTGGAGGGCTTGCTGGAGCGGATGGAGGCCTCGGAATGCCACGTCGAGGCACTGGAGCCGGGCTCGCCGGCCTACCGCTACCTGACCTGA
- a CDS encoding ATP-grasp fold amidoligase family protein has product MLLRDRPAPAFVEAISRRLLGALPVPALRHFKHWQMIGTFGDFQNPTTFNEKVNWRILYDRRDRIAAACDKLRMKQMARAAYPGTDLLIPETFWAGTDLRDAPALATLPPCVLKPNHSSGQVILDPQQHDLTELTRRTAEWWTRTPVELGEWGYTQAQPLLLLEQRIPAPDAAGLPDYKFYVFDGRVELIQVNRGRFGAQTATFLDARWNRLPVKWRIMDVADEPQPPELDAMLDLASALGADWDFVRVDLYAVDGAVWFGEYTPYPGGGLLRYDPIDFDREQGLCWKLPDLAG; this is encoded by the coding sequence ATGCTGCTGCGGGACCGGCCCGCCCCTGCCTTCGTCGAGGCCATCAGCCGCCGCCTGCTCGGTGCGCTGCCCGTGCCGGCACTGCGCCACTTCAAGCACTGGCAGATGATCGGCACGTTCGGCGACTTCCAGAACCCGACCACGTTCAACGAAAAGGTGAACTGGCGGATCCTCTACGACCGCCGCGACCGTATCGCCGCCGCCTGCGACAAGCTGCGGATGAAACAGATGGCCCGGGCCGCGTACCCGGGTACCGATCTTCTGATACCCGAAACATTCTGGGCGGGAACAGATCTGCGTGACGCACCGGCTCTGGCGACGCTGCCGCCGTGTGTGCTGAAACCCAACCACAGCAGCGGTCAGGTGATCCTGGACCCGCAGCAGCACGACTTGACCGAGCTGACCCGCCGCACCGCCGAGTGGTGGACCCGCACCCCGGTCGAACTGGGGGAGTGGGGCTACACCCAGGCCCAGCCGCTGCTGCTGCTCGAACAGCGCATCCCCGCCCCGGACGCAGCCGGGTTACCCGACTACAAGTTCTACGTCTTCGACGGCCGGGTCGAGCTGATCCAGGTCAACCGGGGCCGGTTCGGCGCGCAGACCGCCACCTTCCTCGACGCCCGGTGGAACCGGTTGCCGGTCAAGTGGCGGATCATGGACGTCGCCGACGAGCCACAGCCGCCCGAGTTGGACGCCATGCTCGACCTGGCGTCCGCACTCGGGGCGGACTGGGACTTCGTCCGCGTCGACCTCTACGCCGTCGACGGTGCCGTCTGGTTCGGCGAATACACCCCGTATCCCGGCGGCGGCCTGCTGCGTTACGACCCGATCGACTTCGATCGCGAACAGGGGCTGTGTTGGAAGCTGCCGGACCTCGCCGGCTGA